One stretch of Niallia sp. XMNu-256 DNA includes these proteins:
- a CDS encoding helix-turn-helix domain-containing protein, translating to MKVLLQDILFYIPLYQLTFLTPLPRGETYFEDILTTIPDQWFKRPTLLLLDHNEECLKLSNKKIVNRLIQDSNLIGIVICQQHEKVIQEDCLSLMSECRVPIVRTEESITIDDFLKPHIQHRAFSMLSIELNGFMNKGFMNIVTNLSLALETPFLFFDENDQLLWKIGFQEDIEKAFQWLQNNRFNNRKTNNLSPNLSEQNAVVEREDLYEPYIMNIAGQVQLTLVTNANLEEWQKMIIDKFIGLSVLFFQTDEIIRDQQEKMKEHFIYDLLYHKFESKKVLVKQAKTWGWNLDKPHHLLVIDVTLSDEWMIHLEWKDEMVAFLENDLSHLNEETILFPFQDQIVVLLKDDENRNPSNRKKFVCELAETIEKKLTRKWTGCQFRLGIGKWYQDTVNLNKSYQEAKMALQFGKVWLENNHVFHINDLGIFNLIIHLHKEILYDYCEEYLSALIESDQKQGTEYLKTLKSYFQYQGIINDVADALYIHPNTLRNRLKKIEDMTGVYLQNNVDFLNLMVAIKIYYSISF from the coding sequence ATGAAGGTCTTATTACAGGACATTTTATTTTATATTCCGCTCTATCAACTTACGTTTTTAACACCATTGCCAAGGGGAGAAACTTATTTTGAGGACATTTTAACAACCATTCCTGATCAGTGGTTTAAACGACCAACTTTACTCCTTCTAGATCATAATGAGGAGTGTTTAAAACTGAGCAATAAAAAAATTGTCAATCGATTAATACAAGATTCGAACCTTATTGGAATTGTCATTTGTCAACAACATGAAAAGGTCATTCAAGAGGACTGTCTCTCCCTAATGTCGGAATGTAGAGTTCCAATCGTGCGAACAGAAGAGTCAATAACTATTGATGATTTTCTTAAACCTCATATACAGCATCGCGCCTTTAGTATGCTAAGTATAGAGTTAAACGGCTTTATGAATAAAGGGTTTATGAATATTGTAACTAATCTATCCTTAGCTCTAGAAACACCTTTTCTCTTTTTTGATGAAAACGATCAACTTCTTTGGAAAATCGGATTTCAAGAAGATATTGAAAAGGCGTTTCAGTGGTTACAAAATAATCGATTTAATAATAGGAAGACAAACAATCTTTCTCCTAATTTATCAGAACAAAACGCCGTTGTGGAGAGAGAGGATCTTTATGAACCATATATTATGAATATTGCAGGACAGGTTCAACTAACTCTCGTTACGAATGCAAATTTGGAAGAGTGGCAGAAGATGATCATTGATAAGTTTATCGGATTGTCGGTTCTTTTTTTTCAAACAGATGAAATCATTCGGGATCAACAGGAGAAAATGAAGGAGCATTTTATTTATGATCTTCTTTATCATAAGTTTGAATCGAAGAAGGTTCTAGTGAAACAAGCAAAAACATGGGGCTGGAACTTGGATAAACCACATCATTTATTAGTCATTGATGTGACTTTATCTGATGAATGGATGATTCATTTAGAGTGGAAGGATGAGATGGTTGCTTTTTTAGAGAATGATTTATCCCATTTAAATGAAGAAACGATCCTTTTTCCATTCCAGGATCAGATCGTCGTACTGTTGAAGGATGATGAAAATCGTAATCCAAGTAATCGAAAAAAGTTTGTATGTGAACTAGCTGAGACGATCGAAAAGAAGCTTACGCGTAAATGGACAGGTTGCCAATTTCGTTTAGGTATTGGGAAATGGTATCAAGATACTGTGAACCTTAATAAAAGTTATCAGGAAGCCAAAATGGCTTTACAATTTGGCAAAGTGTGGTTGGAAAATAATCATGTCTTTCATATTAATGACTTAGGTATCTTTAATCTCATTATTCATTTACATAAGGAGATTTTATACGACTACTGTGAAGAATATCTATCAGCTTTAATTGAAAGTGATCAGAAGCAAGGCACAGAATATCTAAAAACCCTTAAGTCCTATTTTCAGTATCAAGGAATTATTAATGATGTCGCAGATGCTTTATACATTCATCCCAACACATTAAGAAACCGACTAAAAAAGATTGAAGACATGACCGGTGTGTACCTTCAGAATAACGTAGATTTTCTAAATTTAATGGTCGCGATTAAAATTTATTATTCGATTTCTTTTTAA
- a CDS encoding 4Fe-4S dicluster domain-containing protein, with the protein MTSRLVFSIDLNRCINCKTCEMGCNDFYGLMGMHRRNVVTIETDSDQPQLHISISCNHCVNPVCVYSCPENNFQVREDGIVVHNPNNCKGCKRCVEACPFDALKLNPKTNRVDKCNFCVDRIEQGLRPVCVENCITSALSIMRVDADEIKSNNFQDADVPIVAYTKPSINIIKKRTGHIFLREG; encoded by the coding sequence ATGACCTCACGTTTAGTATTTTCCATTGATCTTAACAGATGTATTAATTGTAAAACATGTGAAATGGGTTGTAATGATTTTTACGGGTTAATGGGGATGCATCGTAGAAATGTCGTAACAATAGAAACAGATTCAGATCAACCTCAATTGCATATCTCGATCTCTTGTAATCATTGTGTGAACCCTGTTTGTGTATATAGTTGTCCTGAAAATAATTTTCAAGTACGTGAAGACGGAATTGTTGTTCATAATCCAAACAACTGTAAAGGTTGCAAAAGATGTGTTGAGGCCTGTCCGTTCGATGCCCTAAAGTTAAATCCAAAAACAAATCGGGTAGATAAATGTAATTTTTGTGTGGACCGAATTGAACAGGGTTTAAGACCAGTATGTGTAGAAAACTGCATAACAAGTGCATTAAGCATCATGAGGGTGGATGCAGATGAAATTAAGTCTAATAATTTCCAAGATGCAGATGTACCGATTGTTGCTTACACAAAACCTTCTATTAATATAATCAAAAAACGAACAGGGCATATTTTTTTAAGGGAAGGATGA
- a CDS encoding molybdopterin-dependent oxidoreductase, whose protein sequence is MNHRKVRKYHNVCPRNCPSSCTMISHIENDSIHHITGDIRHPYTKGKLCAKGFSYAEKNNHRDRLKYPYYQKVKGSGKFIQITWEKAYQLIISELLNIHHQFSSFLPVALFKGSGNIGVHHYVTDDFFSSLGETTRMFSSSYLFSSLHSIGTHNEAMIGRDPSSIKEASMIIIWGANPAATNIHLIPYIIEAKIKGAKIIVIDPLYTQTAELADLFIQLRPSTDGAFASLLIKHLIEKQAYDKRFLKVDDCKEFINLLNEINEEEYLTICDVSKEALTLLLTWLIDAETVSYVVGTGLQKHSNFRQTMNWIEQLAFIHEDIEKVGGGIFFRDHDSMIFNNQTPEKLLRNNRIMSVNNKGKLTDPPIKMLLISCANPLTQEPDSRAVERFLKEIPFVITIDQFMTPTAQMSNLILPTTTHFEEMDVIISWWHKGIALNEKAISPYYESRSEWKIMTELAEKLNGHLSSLSTFPVSSSEEEYLNAQFNDEVLHLYSIRNVSDLIERQMLGALHDFETNQHFSNKHKNELKSVSSKPMIKDLPPKEYPFWFITPHHPYAFNSQFHFLNLSDESEALAVIHPNAATDLGITNGDIVKIYNEQACIEIKAICSKQVPKDIIMVYQGWYPNSDLTINELLPAEQDISSNQEFFSNNYAFFNTFVKVEKL, encoded by the coding sequence ATGAATCATCGTAAAGTAAGAAAGTATCACAATGTTTGCCCTAGAAATTGTCCAAGTTCATGCACGATGATTTCACATATCGAAAATGATTCCATTCATCATATTACAGGGGATATTAGACATCCCTATACAAAGGGAAAGCTTTGTGCAAAAGGGTTTTCTTATGCAGAAAAAAATAATCATCGGGATCGTTTAAAATATCCTTACTATCAAAAAGTAAAAGGATCAGGAAAGTTTATTCAAATTACTTGGGAAAAAGCTTATCAACTGATCATAAGTGAATTATTGAATATACATCATCAATTTAGCAGTTTTCTCCCTGTTGCTTTATTTAAAGGTTCAGGAAATATTGGTGTCCATCATTATGTAACAGATGACTTTTTTTCTAGTCTTGGAGAAACAACAAGAATGTTTAGCTCTTCTTATTTATTTTCAAGCTTACATTCGATTGGAACCCATAATGAGGCAATGATTGGTCGTGACCCCTCTTCAATTAAAGAGGCCTCAATGATTATTATCTGGGGAGCAAATCCGGCTGCGACTAATATACATCTCATTCCATATATAATAGAAGCAAAAATAAAAGGCGCAAAAATCATCGTCATTGATCCGCTTTACACTCAAACAGCAGAATTAGCAGATTTATTTATCCAGTTACGTCCTAGTACCGACGGAGCGTTCGCAAGTCTACTAATAAAACATTTGATTGAGAAGCAAGCATATGATAAAAGATTCTTAAAAGTTGATGATTGCAAGGAGTTTATTAACCTTTTAAATGAAATAAATGAAGAAGAATATTTAACGATTTGTGATGTATCCAAAGAAGCATTAACCCTTCTATTGACTTGGCTCATAGATGCTGAGACTGTTTCCTATGTAGTTGGTACAGGACTGCAAAAGCATTCCAACTTTAGACAAACGATGAATTGGATTGAACAATTAGCTTTTATACATGAAGATATCGAAAAAGTCGGAGGGGGTATTTTCTTTAGAGACCATGACTCGATGATTTTTAATAATCAAACTCCCGAAAAGTTATTAAGGAACAATCGGATCATGAGTGTAAATAATAAAGGTAAGCTAACAGACCCACCTATTAAAATGTTACTTATTTCTTGTGCAAACCCGTTAACTCAAGAGCCTGATTCTAGAGCGGTTGAGCGATTTCTAAAGGAGATTCCATTTGTTATAACAATAGATCAGTTCATGACACCAACAGCTCAAATGTCAAATCTCATCCTTCCTACTACCACCCATTTTGAAGAAATGGATGTTATTATAAGCTGGTGGCATAAAGGAATTGCGTTAAACGAAAAAGCCATATCTCCTTATTATGAAAGTAGAAGCGAGTGGAAAATTATGACCGAATTAGCGGAAAAACTAAATGGACACTTGTCTTCTTTAAGCACATTTCCTGTCTCCTCTTCAGAAGAGGAGTATCTAAATGCACAATTTAATGATGAGGTGCTTCACCTTTATTCAATTCGAAATGTCTCAGATTTAATAGAAAGACAGATGTTAGGGGCTCTTCATGATTTTGAAACAAATCAGCATTTCTCTAATAAACATAAGAATGAATTAAAATCTGTGTCGAGTAAACCTATGATTAAAGATTTACCGCCAAAGGAGTATCCTTTTTGGTTCATCACTCCTCATCATCCATATGCTTTTAACTCTCAATTCCACTTTCTTAATCTGTCTGATGAGTCAGAAGCACTTGCTGTCATCCATCCAAATGCGGCTACAGACCTAGGTATTACAAATGGGGATATTGTTAAGATATACAACGAGCAGGCTTGTATTGAAATTAAAGCTATTTGCAGCAAACAAGTGCCTAAAGATATCATCATGGTCTATCAAGGCTGGTACCCTAATTCAGACCTTACCATTAATGAACTTTTACCTGCAGAGCAAGATATTTCTAGTAATCAAGAATTTTTTTCTAATAACTATGCATTTTTTAACACCTTTGTAAAGGTTGAAAAGTTATAA
- a CDS encoding DMT family transporter yields the protein MSRVKVYFILVVNMVFWGFNVSFVKIIVDHVPAVTATSFRLLVAAITVFLILGVSNRIRLPHKNEWGYIIGGSLTSIVSHHFFLAVGLTQTSALNAGLILGMAPLLSVLLSMLFFKISLL from the coding sequence ATGAGTAGAGTAAAAGTTTATTTTATTTTAGTTGTAAATATGGTTTTTTGGGGATTTAATGTTTCGTTTGTGAAAATAATCGTTGATCATGTTCCTGCTGTAACAGCTACATCTTTTCGACTTTTAGTTGCAGCGATTACGGTCTTTCTTATTCTTGGGGTGTCAAATCGGATTCGTCTACCACATAAAAATGAATGGGGATATATCATTGGAGGCTCTTTAACAAGTATTGTCTCTCACCACTTTTTCTTGGCGGTGGGATTGACCCAAACATCTGCATTGAACGCAGGCCTTATTTTAGGTATGGCACCCCTTTTGTCGGTATTATTATCCATGTTATTTTTTAAAATAAGCCTACTATAA
- a CDS encoding DMT family transporter, producing the protein MNKAAKTMDSVLLTAYMLMFGSIILFFVSLSLEPTGLVSFINGFSSVWGAFFLSAVLSTGLGQMIYNYAIGRVGAATASIFLNLNTLFSVIGAALLLQEAIKPAHLMGFVFIVTGVIMGSGTLETMIRQRQKKKVQMEQSANVTFP; encoded by the coding sequence ATTAATAAAGCGGCAAAAACAATGGATTCCGTTTTATTAACTGCTTATATGTTGATGTTCGGTTCCATTATCCTTTTTTTCGTTAGCCTTAGTCTAGAACCAACCGGTTTAGTATCCTTTATAAATGGATTCTCTTCTGTTTGGGGAGCATTTTTCCTCTCAGCGGTGTTATCAACAGGTCTTGGACAAATGATCTATAATTATGCGATCGGTAGAGTCGGGGCAGCCACGGCTTCTATTTTTCTAAATCTAAACACCCTATTCTCGGTTATAGGTGCAGCATTGCTTCTTCAAGAGGCAATAAAACCAGCTCATCTAATGGGATTTGTGTTCATCGTTACAGGTGTCATTATGGGATCAGGGACTTTAGAAACCATGATTAGACAGCGCCAAAAAAAGAAAGTTCAAATGGAGCAATCCGCAAATGTAACTTTTCCATAG
- a CDS encoding TIGR00730 family Rossman fold protein, whose translation MKSIVVFCGSREGASSVYIEEAKRLGQELASRKIQLVYGGSSVGMMGAVANAVLDAGGHVIGVMPEFLDDKERSHENLTELIIVGSMHERKAKMAELGDGFMALPGGPGTLEEFFEIFTWAQLGLHKKPIGFLNINHYFNPLITLFNQMADEKFMDEKFRTMALVDTEPEGLLNQFSSYQPPKVKQYLEEDKT comes from the coding sequence GTGAAAAGTATTGTTGTATTTTGTGGGTCGCGTGAAGGAGCATCTAGTGTATATATAGAAGAAGCAAAAAGACTAGGTCAAGAACTTGCATCACGTAAAATTCAACTAGTCTATGGCGGTTCTAGTGTAGGTATGATGGGAGCAGTCGCAAATGCTGTATTAGATGCTGGTGGACATGTTATTGGTGTGATGCCCGAGTTTCTTGATGATAAAGAGAGGTCACATGAGAATCTAACAGAGTTGATCATTGTTGGTTCCATGCATGAGAGAAAAGCAAAAATGGCTGAGTTGGGGGATGGATTTATGGCATTGCCTGGTGGTCCAGGTACATTAGAAGAGTTTTTTGAAATCTTTACATGGGCTCAGTTAGGTCTCCACAAGAAGCCGATCGGATTTTTAAATATCAATCACTATTTTAATCCCCTAATCACGCTATTTAATCAAATGGCTGATGAAAAGTTCATGGATGAAAAGTTTCGTACGATGGCGCTTGTGGATACTGAACCAGAAGGATTGCTGAATCAATTTTCTTCTTATCAACCACCAAAAGTAAAACAATACTTGGAAGAGGATAAAACTTGA
- a CDS encoding DUF2294 domain-containing protein, translating into MDKTKGTVEAEISKALTHWEKNYLGRGSVSVKSDILRDMIIVSLRGILTPAEYSVCKDKKGLLTVKENRNSLVESGVEELKRIIFTITGMEVLSFYTDLSTQTGERVMVFKLSGDLQYQLA; encoded by the coding sequence ATGGATAAAACAAAAGGAACGGTAGAAGCTGAAATCAGTAAAGCCTTAACGCATTGGGAGAAGAATTATCTTGGGAGAGGTTCGGTGTCTGTTAAATCAGACATCTTACGAGATATGATTATTGTTAGCTTACGCGGAATCTTAACTCCTGCTGAATATTCGGTATGTAAAGATAAAAAAGGGTTGTTAACGGTGAAAGAAAATCGAAATAGTTTGGTTGAATCCGGTGTGGAAGAATTAAAGAGAATTATATTTACGATCACAGGTATGGAGGTCTTGAGTTTTTACACGGATTTAAGTACACAAACAGGGGAAAGAGTTATGGTCTTTAAACTCTCAGGTGATCTACAATATCAATTAGCATAA
- a CDS encoding putative inorganic carbon transporter subunit DabA gives MNTVLSYPYEKKANEFELNVKKMVEKASHVIVPLGPITSFAARHPWVNMEEQSFERVARFLKEMNDVDIFPNDSLIKSAWEQGEIKSEILETGLQNWVNDQHLELDQGVALQYCKAALGLNNQAAESLSLTQLKSVAKKLNRFMPKTTEKHVIQTYSQLLEKQGKPEVMKALNSHMIKWCKLYSDESQAVWSMPNRNRGFYHSWKRLVQHDPALHPSIRKKFSNLPNEPEQSLKEIFIALEIPYTEMIGYLQAHLLALPGWAGMMLWRSQQYVDDKNLLLDYLAVRLSMEWALVQPYLPMSQQKEKNKVSLEQLLSNWFHWGKMPIPTWLQLSSAETEARLKLSYRFDQFVRSRLWLEAWEKTYEAQLKQKITSHFKKEANSINKKAMAQFVFCIDVRSEPFRRQLEKEEAFETFGTAGFFGLPIETCKLGSEHRHPSLPVMFKPQIRVKEFTNDNELKTYQQRKGVFSATSRTFKGMKHHGLASLMLPEVSGLLLTVQTFARSFVPRKAAAILRKARKNCLEKPSAELTLTNTKHGNAGLPLGFTEQEKVSYASQALKMMGLTEHFAPLVVICGHGSRSLNNPYASSLDCGACGGASSEFNARVLASLCNLREVRQALQLEGITIPADTKFIAAEHITTTDELRLIYVPDLSGNAREAYNQILQVLPKVKKKVSAERMKQLPTICYKGKNPTFEAERFSVDWSETRPEWGLARNATFIIGNRKLTRDCDLDGRAFLHNYDWQKDNSGTILANIIKGPATVTQWINLQYYASTVAPHYYGSGNKTTQTVTSGIGVMQGNSSDLLSGLPWQSVMSSDHDFYHHPLRLLVLVQAPKNYIEKLLKQDHAFHQKIENGWIRLTSIDEAGNWVSWS, from the coding sequence ATGAATACAGTTTTATCTTATCCTTATGAAAAAAAAGCGAATGAGTTCGAGCTTAATGTGAAAAAAATGGTAGAGAAAGCAAGCCATGTCATTGTGCCATTAGGACCGATCACATCCTTTGCGGCTAGGCACCCATGGGTAAATATGGAAGAGCAATCATTTGAAAGGGTGGCTCGCTTTCTAAAAGAGATGAATGATGTCGATATTTTTCCAAATGATTCCTTAATCAAATCAGCCTGGGAACAGGGGGAAATTAAAAGCGAGATTCTAGAGACAGGACTGCAAAACTGGGTGAATGATCAGCATCTTGAGTTAGATCAAGGGGTTGCCCTGCAATATTGTAAAGCAGCGTTGGGTTTAAATAACCAAGCTGCCGAATCATTATCTTTGACACAATTAAAAAGCGTGGCAAAGAAATTAAATCGCTTCATGCCAAAAACGACTGAGAAACATGTGATACAAACATACAGTCAACTTTTAGAAAAACAGGGGAAGCCAGAGGTGATGAAGGCTCTCAATTCCCATATGATCAAGTGGTGTAAATTATACTCTGATGAGTCTCAGGCTGTTTGGTCGATGCCAAATCGCAATAGGGGCTTTTATCACTCATGGAAGAGACTGGTTCAACATGACCCAGCCTTACATCCATCTATACGTAAAAAGTTTAGTAACTTACCAAATGAACCTGAACAGTCTTTGAAGGAAATCTTCATCGCTTTAGAAATCCCATATACAGAGATGATCGGATATTTGCAGGCCCATTTACTTGCCTTACCAGGCTGGGCCGGAATGATGCTATGGCGTTCACAGCAATATGTTGATGACAAAAATTTACTATTAGACTATTTGGCGGTTCGGCTTTCAATGGAGTGGGCGCTTGTTCAGCCCTATTTGCCAATGTCCCAGCAGAAGGAGAAGAACAAAGTCTCTCTCGAACAACTATTATCTAATTGGTTTCATTGGGGGAAGATGCCTATCCCCACCTGGCTCCAACTTTCGTCAGCTGAAACAGAAGCCCGTTTGAAACTCTCTTATCGTTTCGATCAGTTTGTCCGCAGTCGACTTTGGCTAGAAGCTTGGGAAAAAACGTATGAGGCTCAGTTGAAACAAAAAATTACGTCCCATTTTAAAAAAGAAGCCAATTCTATAAATAAGAAGGCTATGGCACAGTTTGTTTTTTGTATTGATGTACGATCAGAGCCGTTTCGTCGTCAACTTGAAAAGGAAGAGGCTTTTGAAACATTTGGCACAGCAGGCTTTTTCGGACTACCGATTGAAACATGCAAGCTTGGGAGTGAACACCGTCACCCCTCATTGCCCGTCATGTTTAAACCGCAAATACGAGTGAAAGAATTCACAAATGATAACGAATTAAAAACCTATCAACAGCGTAAAGGTGTGTTCTCCGCAACAAGTAGGACGTTCAAAGGGATGAAACATCATGGACTAGCTAGCTTAATGCTGCCAGAAGTTAGTGGACTTTTACTCACGGTTCAAACGTTCGCTCGAAGTTTTGTGCCAAGGAAGGCAGCAGCTATTTTACGTAAAGCCCGGAAAAATTGTCTTGAAAAACCTTCAGCTGAATTAACATTAACGAATACGAAACATGGGAATGCAGGATTACCGCTTGGCTTTACTGAACAGGAAAAAGTGTCCTACGCAAGCCAAGCTTTGAAAATGATGGGACTGACAGAACATTTCGCTCCTCTAGTTGTGATTTGTGGTCATGGAAGTCGCAGCTTAAATAATCCATATGCTTCCTCTCTTGATTGTGGTGCCTGTGGAGGGGCATCTAGTGAATTTAATGCACGGGTTTTAGCTTCTTTGTGTAATCTTCGTGAAGTAAGGCAAGCTCTTCAGTTGGAGGGGATCACCATTCCAGCAGATACGAAATTTATTGCTGCTGAACACATCACAACAACCGACGAATTACGTCTAATTTATGTTCCAGACCTTTCAGGCAATGCTAGAGAAGCGTATAATCAAATTCTCCAAGTTTTGCCTAAAGTAAAAAAGAAGGTAAGTGCTGAGCGGATGAAACAACTTCCTACGATTTGCTATAAAGGCAAAAATCCGACGTTTGAAGCAGAGCGTTTTTCAGTAGATTGGAGTGAGACTCGGCCTGAGTGGGGACTTGCAAGGAATGCAACATTTATTATTGGGAATCGTAAGCTCACTCGGGATTGCGATCTAGATGGAAGAGCCTTTCTCCACAACTATGATTGGCAGAAGGATAATAGTGGCACAATATTAGCTAATATTATCAAAGGACCGGCCACAGTTACTCAGTGGATTAACCTGCAATATTATGCTTCCACCGTAGCCCCTCATTATTATGGAAGCGGGAATAAAACGACTCAAACTGTAACTTCAGGGATTGGGGTCATGCAAGGTAACTCAAGTGATTTATTATCAGGTCTTCCATGGCAGTCCGTAATGAGTTCTGATCACGATTTTTATCATCACCCATTAAGATTATTAGTGTTGGTTCAAGCACCTAAAAACTACATTGAAAAACTATTAAAACAAGATCATGCCTTTCATCAAAAAATTGAAAACGGTTGGATTCGGCTCACATCGATTGATGAGGCAGGGAACTGGGTAAGTTGGTCTTAA
- a CDS encoding NADH dehydrogenase subunit 5, producing MNLLMLVLFFMVIILSLLSSIVLLSSRISVNYVRVHIGVVSLPPILALFALVFQQDDLIWGPWRFNSLSWLLALFVLTMGLIMQRYSVHYLLGERSYRKYFSLLTLTTVAGSLAWISEDLRLLLICWGMTLIGLTWMIRLKKEWSVARRAASFMGRLFTMSWLFLLFATLWLAVATGQWQLSHIMSPHSLAGLESWEKTSINLLLIISVVIPSAQWPFQRWLLDSVVAPTPVSAVMHAGIVNAGGIILTLFAPLFNGDITQFVLLILSGISVLMGTGIMLVHVDYKRQLVGSTIAQMGFMLIQCALGAYAAAIIHAILHGLFKSTLFLQAGSALRQSDHNRRPNQTLSFTEACSGLVIGIFAAVGYWFTSTDVGYRFISATILGSSVMYAWKQLVLFGYGRIGRLAGFAVFIAGALMYGLVHSSFHGLLHETVAINNQPSIPAIIFVLFILLTGNMVGLWLYRNQTSKAFSVMYLWLIQLGEPHPDTVESHPKYLTESMSQGGNKA from the coding sequence ATGAACCTTCTTATGCTCGTATTATTTTTTATGGTTATTATACTTTCATTGTTAAGCTCGATCGTGTTATTAAGTTCAAGGATCTCTGTGAATTATGTTCGTGTACATATTGGAGTGGTTTCACTTCCTCCGATCCTTGCACTGTTTGCTCTTGTTTTCCAACAAGATGATCTCATTTGGGGACCTTGGAGATTTAACTCTTTATCATGGCTGTTGGCCCTTTTTGTACTGACTATGGGGCTGATTATGCAACGCTACTCTGTCCATTATTTACTTGGTGAACGCTCATATCGAAAATATTTTTCACTTCTAACACTTACTACGGTTGCTGGCTCTCTTGCCTGGATCAGTGAAGATCTTCGCCTTCTCCTCATTTGTTGGGGGATGACTCTTATCGGGTTGACTTGGATGATTCGATTAAAAAAAGAATGGTCAGTAGCACGAAGAGCCGCATCCTTTATGGGACGTTTATTTACAATGAGTTGGCTTTTTTTACTATTTGCGACCCTATGGTTGGCTGTCGCAACAGGACAGTGGCAGCTTTCACATATAATGAGTCCTCATAGTCTAGCAGGCTTAGAATCGTGGGAAAAAACCTCTATTAACCTTTTATTAATCATATCTGTCGTAATCCCATCAGCTCAATGGCCATTTCAGCGTTGGTTATTAGACTCGGTAGTGGCTCCAACACCCGTTTCAGCCGTGATGCACGCAGGAATTGTGAATGCAGGAGGAATCATCTTAACCCTTTTTGCACCATTATTTAACGGGGATATCACACAGTTTGTCTTACTGATTTTATCGGGGATTTCCGTCTTGATGGGCACAGGAATTATGCTCGTCCACGTAGACTACAAACGGCAGCTGGTAGGTTCAACCATTGCACAAATGGGGTTTATGCTGATTCAGTGTGCATTAGGTGCTTATGCCGCTGCGATTATTCATGCAATCTTACATGGTCTATTTAAATCAACATTATTTTTGCAAGCAGGATCGGCTCTTCGTCAATCTGACCATAACAGGAGACCAAACCAAACGCTTTCCTTCACAGAGGCATGTTCTGGCTTAGTAATAGGGATTTTCGCAGCGGTGGGTTATTGGTTCACTTCTACGGATGTAGGGTATCGATTCATTAGTGCGACTATCTTAGGAAGTTCAGTCATGTATGCCTGGAAGCAACTGGTCCTTTTTGGATACGGCCGTATCGGTCGTCTCGCAGGGTTTGCTGTTTTTATTGCTGGAGCGTTGATGTATGGTCTCGTTCATTCCAGTTTTCACGGTCTATTACATGAAACAGTTGCGATAAATAATCAACCTTCGATCCCTGCCATTATATTTGTTTTATTTATTTTATTAACCGGAAATATGGTCGGTTTATGGCTATATCGAAATCAAACTTCTAAAGCCTTTTCAGTTATGTACCTTTGGCTCATACAGTTAGGTGAGCCACATCCTGATACGGTTGAAAGTCATCCTAAGTATTTAACGGAATCAATGTCCCAAGGAGGTAATAAAGCATGA